TAAAAGAGAATTCGAAGGACGATAATCAACAACTcagagaaaatatatatgatgacAATTCAtgtgaaaataatagaagTACTAAGCATAACAACAAATCACATGATATAAAGAATAACATTCTTAAgataaatagtaataattcaaaaaatcaTATGTGTGGCAACCAAGATATTCCAAGCTTAAAATCAATAGGAAATAATAGTTTAATATTTAGCAACTCTATAAATCAAGAGAGTGAATGTTTATCATTTAATGATGatgtgtttatatttttggatgattattcaaaaaaaaattcgaaCAGTTACACCAATGATGAAGGAAATTATGATacaaaattagaaaatatgTGCTTTCTGGAGTATGAAGACCCCTTGTCACCAAAATATCATGTAGATGATAtgataatacatataaagagacattttaaaaataatgtttcaTATTTTGCTTGTAAACatgttaaaattaatgattTATGTAATATGAATGCTGAAGACAATAATTATGacaatataaacatttatatgtgtGAAAACAATAGGGAAGACTTTTCTGTGAATGGTTATAAAGAAAACgacagaaaagaaaataaattatataacttttCACAATCAACTGTTATGAATACATTTAATGCAAAAGACGAACAAAGCGAATCAAATAATTGGATATACACATGTTCTAACAAAAgtagaaataatttttctctaGACAAAAGTTACTTAAGAGAAGATATTGGGGAAAACGATATTAATATTGAAGAAATTACTGAAAACTACGAATGGCCgaatatttctaatttttataataacaaaaaggGTAACACTTCATATACTGTAAAAgaatcaaaaaattatgaatattgtAAGAGTAGCAATAAAAACAAGAATATTGATAAAAACAACAATGATACCTACAAAGATGACAATAAGAAAAATCTCAGTGTATGTAATAAGGATTATGTGAACAAGATCAGTAACAATTGTAACAATGagaacttttttaaaaagcataaatctgataaaacaaataagcaCACAAATTTATTGAATTCAGAAAAAAGTCCACGAACCTTAATGaatgaattaaatgaaaaattgataaagagaaaaaatttaagtcttcaaaataatagtgaaaaaaatgaaaacatatcAGCTGATATGTTATTTACTCacgaagaaaagaaaaaaaatattgaaaagtCTGCTGAAAATTTAACGGCTAATAACAGATACTGTTCTAAAGAAACgtcaaataataattttacttgtatgaaagagaatataaatatgtttaatatctataaaagaaatagcataaataaaacaaagacAGTTAATAATGTTGATATTAATGAACTCAAAAGTAAACTCGTAAATGTTGCAAATTTAGTTCCAAATAATCCAAGAAATAATTCAGAAAAATCAAAAGTATTATATAGTgaagcaaaaaatattaatggcaaaactaattattattatgttgaGAATGAAACAAACGTTTCTAATACAGATATGGATCAATTAGAACAGAATATGAATACCATCACTAACCAAAGTGATGAAACTAacacaaaaatatgtaattttaaaaaattttataaaaaatttaatgataaattagatgtaaaaaattatgatgtagaaataaacaattttagtattaatgaaaaagaaaaaagcgataatttaatattgttGGAACTAATGGAAAGCAATAAATTTATGGAGACAAATAATAAGGATGAAGTCAACATAAAAGGTGGCTATTCATATTCTAacgaagaaaaaattaaacaaatctatgaaaaaaataaatataaaaatattattcatgCAGACACattatacataaacaaagtaaacaaaaataaaaaaaaagatcatTCAGAAGTAAttgaaagtaaaataaataaaaaagctctcactaataatataaaaacaaataatcatatttgtattagtaaaaattcatttgattcaaaaaatatctatgagaaaaaaataaatgtggCTGATATTAGCAAGGAAGGAAATAGAATTGTGAAACCTTTATATGAAATTGAAAGTGTAAAAGGaatcaatatttataataagcATATTAGTGATAAAAATAGTACAGCTGGTGAGTTGGATGATATTACCAGttgtaataaaaacaataataataaaaatactgtttctaggaataatatatataactctttaattaaaaattgtgaATCGGACTTTAAAAATTACGAAaattctaaaataaaaagccgATTTAAAATAAGTGACATCAATGGTGTTAAGATAAGAAGTTGTggtataaatgaaaataatacacTTATTTCTAAGAGGAAAGAAAACAGTTTTTCAGacattaagaataaaaatgtatcaATGTCTactaataaaatgaaagttAAGAATAacgtaaataataataatgaaaatgttaCAGTTAGAAAAAGTGAattaaatatgcataattttaaatataactcATACTTTAATAAGAATGACGAAGCAATTAAAGATCATCCAAATATAAATGACACACTAAATGAATCCGATAAACTAGGATATTACAAATACATGAATAAGGAGAAATCTGCAGATGAAAACAGCTTAATTTTAcgtaaaaaagaagaatataaGGAACAAAACGAAGAAAatgatacaaataaaattaggtATAAGAAAAGGCTAAATAatgaattgaaaaaaaaattaagtaccATTTTAAACTTATATACTAATCctaacaaaataaacattcacaataaaatatatgcttCTGATATGGATAAAGTAAATTTAGACAATGATaaggtaatatatattaacaacaattatttttttaatgttgaTAAAGATAATTACTTTGAGAATTGTGATGGAAAATGTCCAAGAAATTCAATGaaatacaattttaaaaagcttgatttacaattttgtaaaaataaaaatgacttttatagttttaaatatatgagcAAAATTTTATCTAGTAGTAGCTTGtctaaagaatatatatttagtgaGAGCTTTGAATctaatattttagaaaaaaaagttaataaattaaaggaattaaaaaacaaatatttattaaaaaaatatttaaacgaAATATtggatagaaaaaaaatgcattctGTAActagtataaataaaaaagtaccAAATATTGATTGCCCAAAATTGATTTATAacacagaaaaaaatatatatgatggtAGTTCTAAAAGtgaaattaaatatagtaaaaaaaaagaatcatTTCGAGATGATTTATATGTTAAAGAAACATTAAAAGAACAATTAAGAATGAATAAAAGGAAtattgaattatataaagcACCAGAATCACCAAAAAAACAGGACAAAATACCGAAACCATTAGCTAGTCATTTGGAAACTAATTCATTGTCgcatttaaataaaacacCGTCATATCCATTTGagcaatttattttataaatgctttttttttattttatctatcacaaaatattttacatactaattaattaaattatatagttCCTTTTTGTCGTCTCCTAAATTGGTTccatgtttattttaaaattttgtttagtttttgtgaatatttattttaaaaataaaattgtaaaagtAATTCggaatacacatatatactatttttattttgttctattaaaaaaaaaaagacaaatttACGAAAGTATAAGATGTTTAATTCAACTTACTTCTTTAAGACTGTATATCTCAGAAATATTGttacttttaaataaaaaaattataataatatgattgTTGTACTGTACACAAAATAATTGCCTCTTTCATAATTGTAACAGTcactatttttctttttttttttcattcttttttttttttttttaatgctctcacgttttatattatgttttgcTTTGGAATTAAATAAcagtattattatatttaagcTGTTTttgccaaaaaaaaaaaaagaaaatctaTAACTCAAACACCTAAATCTGTATAAATATCGtggtatttttaatattcatggtagaaatgagaaaaaagaaaaaaaaacttttaactttttattcaaaaaaaatgaaagaaaatttacatattttaaaagttatatataaaacgtGTAATGTGAgaattatttcataaataatatatgagaAACTTCTTTtggaaaaacatatattttttatctgttGCAAAATAAGctcttttcaaaaaatgttaaaaaaaaagaattatttgaataaatataaacaaaatataaactcaaaataatatttcttcttaACTATTTTGTTACTTCatattactaaaaattttcatttttttaataaattctttctaaaatatttaaaatataaacaccAAATGATAGTAATACTTTACAAAAGAACTGTAGAAAATGATTAATTCTAATTACATTTTCCTGAGAACATGgtattaaaatgttataaaatattttagagatataaataataagctacgaaaaaatttgaattaaattataatcatatttctattatatgcttataaattctttataataaatgtcAAACATATGATcagccaaaaaaaaaaaaaaaacgtgctattttattttatgtgtaGGTAACATTATATTAGCTTTTTAATAGAACAATTCCGTTCTCAGATTCTTTATGAATAAAAGAAGTCAATaacttttcattataatgtgggaattttttaatagcgaacttttataaagaaagtattattattaaaaaggaaaaaaaaatttgtatttaaagtgttttaattaataatttagttattttatttatgttttttttttttttttttttttttttttgcatttttaagaatgtattaaaaaagaggtttatctaaaaaataaaacgtaAAGCGAACAAgtaaagaaacaaaaaaaaaaaaaaaagctaaaaaCTTTAAACTAGaaacgaaaaatattaaaataatttttttttttttttttacaaaagttAAACAGAAAAgcttttaattatttaatatttaattttctattctaatatttacgtatgataaaaaaaaaaaaaaaaaaaaaattcaattatataaatatattcgaggaaaaaattttaaaaagcaaaaaattttaaagaataaatataaatacatagtGACTAaaaggaattaaaaaaatatatagtcctattaataataatttaatttatataaagttTAACGTACGTACAAcatctaaaaaaattacatattcaaagcatttttatataatatagtttttaaaaatataattttgttcaaaaaaaaaggaaatcaACATTCCTTATCAACAAGCgtgcagaaaaaaaaattattttgaattaatttcatatatatatatatatatattaacacgGTTGTGTTTtacacattttattattacaatatatttatttaaggGTATATTTAGtttctcatttttgttttaattattgTATATCGTATCCTTTTTCACGTAGCAGATCTTTAGCTTTTTCAGTAAAGACAGAATCAGCAGGTCCGGCATGTTCAACGTAGTGGGCAATTTGGTTCATTGTCCAAGATGATGG
This genomic interval from Plasmodium brasilianum strain Bolivian I chromosome 1, whole genome shotgun sequence contains the following:
- a CDS encoding hypothetical protein (conserved Plasmodium protein), translated to MIRIYPYPFSKYVKSLPDPPPAKSREIKHFKCKKYENDYSWLLEAKNNLKKCFHLCNICSEKFNCMRHLVKNSNVHYEYNLHEKVIKENSKDDNQQLRENIYDDNSCENNRSTKHNNKSHDIKNNILKINSNNSKNHMCGNQDIPSLKSIGNNSLIFSNSINQESECLSFNDDVFIFLDDYSKKNSNSYTNDEGNYDTKLENMCFLEYEDPLSPKYHVDDMIIHIKRHFKNNVSYFACKHVKINDLCNMNAEDNNYDNINIYMCENNREDFSVNGYKENDRKENKLYNFSQSTVMNTFNAKDEQSESNNWIYTCSNKSRNNFSLDKSYLREDIGENDINIEEITENYEWPNISNFYNNKKGNTSYTVKESKNYEYCKSSNKNKNIDKNNNDTYKDDNKKNLSVCNKDYVNKISNNCNNENFFKKHKSDKTNKHTNLLNSEKSPRTLMNELNEKLIKRKNLSLQNNSEKNENISADMLFTHEEKKKNIEKSAENLTANNRYCSKETSNNNFTCMKENINMFNIYKRNSINKTKTVNNVDINELKSKLVNVANLVPNNPRNNSEKSKVLYSEAKNINGKTNYYYVENETNVSNTDMDQLEQNMNTITNQSDETNTKICNFKKFYKKFNDKLDVKNYDVEINNFSINEKEKSDNLILLELMESNKFMETNNKDEVNIKGGYSYSNEEKIKQIYEKNKYKNIIHADTLYINKVNKNKKKDHSEVIESKINKKALTNNIKTNNHICISKNSFDSKNIYEKKINVADISKEGNRIVKPLYEIESVKGINIYNKHISDKNSTAGELDDITSCNKNNNNKNTVSRNNIYNSLIKNCESDFKNYENSKIKSRFKISDINGVKIRSCGINENNTLISKRKENSFSDIKNKNVSMSTNKMKVKNNVNNNNENVTVRKSELNMHNFKYNSYFNKNDEAIKDHPNINDTLNESDKLGYYKYMNKEKSADENSLILRKKEEYKEQNEENDTNKIRYKKRLNNELKKKLSTILNLYTNPNKINIHNKIYASDMDKVNLDNDKVIYINNNYFFNVDKDNYFENCDGKCPRNSMKYNFKKLDLQFCKNKNDFYSFKYMSKILSSSSLSKEYIFSESFESNILEKKVNKLKELKNKYLLKKYLNEILDRKKMHSVTSINKKVPNIDCPKLIYNTEKNIYDGSSKSEIKYSKKKESFRDDLYVKETLKEQLRMNKRNIELYKAPESPKKQDKIPKPLASHLETNSLSHLNKTPSYPFEQFIL